The genomic stretch GCGCGCGGGCGTGGCCGCGGCGGCGGGCGTCCGGGCGCGTCGAGAGGTCGTCGACGTAGACGTAGCGGCCCCACGCGAGGTTGTGGCCGGCGCGGAAGCCGGCAACGGCGGACGCCCGCGCGCCGGGCTCGCCGGAGTCGAACGCACCGACGAGGCGATAGCCCTCGGGCCGCTGGAGCTCGTCGACGCGGGCGGCGAAGCTCCCGGCATCGGTGAGGTGGGTGCGC from Capillimicrobium parvum encodes the following:
- a CDS encoding GNAT family N-acetyltransferase — translated: MTVREILPPDTALAFEAMRELRTHLTDAGSFAARVDELQRPEGYRLVGAFDSGEPGARASAVAGFRAGHNLAWGRYVYVDDLSTRPDARRRGHARALLDWLLEEARRLGCDELHLDSGVGDTRADAHRLYLNARMRITSHHFSRPV